A genomic window from Pelagicoccus albus includes:
- a CDS encoding ABC transporter permease, whose amino-acid sequence MAILLRRVPFFICLYLLASLAIFAAINAIPGDPIALRFGKTVDPERVAIERERLGLDLAWPERFLLSQKRFLSGDWGKSLSSGRSTTDDFALFMPATIELSIAAMAIGSGFGLLVALYASVGRPWLARVAEGIGSIGLVVPIFWVGILLLVVGSLWLDWFPMGGRFDMASLQPPRISGSLLLDSILDGDFRSFGLSLWHLILPALCLSVLPAASVASVTLGRLGEPELQAFIVALRSRGYSDARILWKHLLRVSAGPTITVIGTTFGMLLGGAFLTETVFSWPGIGRYLVNAILARDVFVAQNLLTFLVLVVIMVAFISDLIVLRLDPKRNGGQA is encoded by the coding sequence ATGGCTATCTTGCTGCGGAGAGTCCCGTTTTTCATCTGCTTGTACCTGCTTGCCAGTTTGGCGATCTTCGCAGCGATCAATGCCATACCCGGCGATCCAATCGCGCTACGTTTTGGCAAAACGGTCGACCCGGAACGGGTCGCGATCGAACGGGAAAGGCTAGGCCTGGATCTCGCTTGGCCCGAACGTTTCCTTCTCTCGCAAAAGCGTTTCCTCTCTGGAGACTGGGGGAAGAGTTTGAGTAGTGGACGATCCACTACGGATGATTTTGCGTTGTTCATGCCGGCTACGATTGAGCTTAGCATCGCCGCTATGGCTATAGGATCGGGTTTTGGGCTCCTTGTTGCTCTGTATGCCTCGGTGGGCAGGCCTTGGCTTGCTCGTGTTGCCGAAGGTATCGGGTCGATCGGATTGGTTGTACCCATTTTTTGGGTAGGCATATTGCTGCTTGTTGTTGGCTCTCTTTGGCTGGATTGGTTTCCGATGGGAGGACGATTTGACATGGCGAGCCTACAGCCACCCCGCATTTCGGGGTCTCTATTGCTCGACTCGATTTTGGATGGGGATTTCAGGTCCTTTGGACTCTCTCTGTGGCATTTGATACTGCCTGCCCTCTGCCTCTCCGTTTTACCAGCAGCCAGCGTCGCCTCAGTTACTCTAGGGAGATTGGGTGAGCCGGAGCTACAGGCCTTTATAGTGGCCCTTCGATCGAGAGGCTACAGTGATGCCAGAATCCTCTGGAAGCATTTGCTGCGTGTATCAGCGGGGCCGACTATCACTGTTATCGGCACAACTTTTGGCATGTTGCTGGGAGGAGCCTTTTTGACCGAAACCGTTTTTTCATGGCCTGGAATAGGTCGCTATTTGGTTAATGCTATTTTGGCTCGGGACGTGTTTGTGGCTCAGAATCTCCTTACCTTCTTGGTCTTGGTGGTGATCATGGTAGCCTTTATTTCCGACCTGATCGTGTTGCGTTTAGACCCCAAGCGAAATGGAGGCCAGGCGTGA
- a CDS encoding glutamate-5-semialdehyde dehydrogenase, with product MTVAETDIPSLVQDIAFRARKSSLILANVDSDRKNKAILRLAELIEANVPALQEENQKDLDAGETAGLSSSMLNRLQLNEKRISSMVEGARQVAALPDPVGESLDTYNHPQGFTIEKVRVPIGVIGIIYESRPNVTVDCAILCLKSGNASILRGGKEAFHTNTALAKLVSQALDETGLPADAVQFIPTTDRAALNTLLKLNEQIQCIIPRGGEGLIRFVSENSTIPVIKHYDGICTVFVDKAADIAMAESIVVNAKTQYPSVCNAAENLLVHREVLEFHLPQIARGLAAKGVTLKADPEAAEVLESAGIDCEVATEEDWSTEYLDLTISIKVVDSVEEAMGFINKYGSSHSEAIVTADKDTAEAFLNGVDSSTVYWNVSTRFTDGFEFGLGAEIGISTDRLHARGPMGLRELCSYKYKVVGEGQIRG from the coding sequence ATGACAGTAGCAGAAACAGATATTCCGAGCCTAGTACAGGACATCGCCTTCCGAGCCAGAAAATCATCACTGATTTTGGCCAACGTAGATAGCGATCGAAAGAACAAAGCCATCCTTCGGTTGGCAGAGCTCATCGAAGCAAACGTTCCAGCCCTGCAAGAAGAAAACCAGAAAGACCTCGATGCTGGCGAAACAGCCGGCCTCAGCTCTTCCATGCTAAACCGCCTCCAGCTTAACGAGAAGCGGATATCCTCGATGGTAGAAGGAGCCCGTCAGGTGGCGGCTCTCCCTGATCCAGTGGGAGAATCTCTCGACACTTACAATCATCCGCAGGGCTTCACCATCGAAAAAGTCCGCGTGCCCATCGGCGTGATCGGCATCATTTACGAATCCCGCCCAAACGTCACCGTCGACTGCGCTATCCTTTGCCTGAAGTCTGGAAACGCCAGCATCCTTCGTGGAGGCAAGGAAGCCTTCCATACCAATACCGCGTTAGCGAAACTGGTATCGCAAGCCCTCGACGAAACCGGCCTTCCAGCCGATGCGGTGCAGTTCATTCCCACCACGGATCGGGCCGCTCTGAATACCTTGCTCAAACTCAACGAGCAAATCCAGTGCATCATTCCTCGCGGCGGAGAAGGCCTTATTCGATTTGTATCCGAAAACTCCACTATACCGGTGATCAAGCACTACGACGGCATTTGCACTGTGTTCGTAGACAAGGCGGCAGACATAGCCATGGCTGAAAGCATCGTGGTTAATGCAAAGACCCAATACCCTTCCGTGTGCAACGCGGCGGAAAACCTGCTCGTACACCGAGAAGTATTGGAGTTTCACCTACCGCAGATCGCTAGAGGGCTGGCTGCGAAGGGTGTCACGCTGAAAGCCGACCCTGAAGCGGCCGAGGTACTCGAATCCGCAGGAATCGATTGCGAAGTAGCTACCGAGGAAGATTGGTCAACCGAGTACCTCGATCTCACCATTTCCATCAAGGTGGTTGATTCTGTCGAGGAAGCCATGGGGTTCATCAACAAATACGGCAGCTCCCACAGTGAAGCGATCGTCACCGCAGACAAAGATACTGCGGAGGCCTTCCTCAACGGTGTGGACTCTTCCACCGTCTACTGGAATGTCAGCACCCGCTTTACGGACGGTTTCGAGTTCGGTCTTGGCGCGGAAATCGGCATCTCCACCGACCGCCTGCACGCCCGTGGTCCCATGGGGCTACGCGAGCTTTGCAGCTACAAGTACAAGGTAGTCGGCGAAGGACAAATCCGCGGCTAA
- a CDS encoding carboxypeptidase M32 encodes MKYNDSSMTPFEELTEKQKRIQSLESISSLLGWDEQTLLPEDSADQRQDQNATMASIIHEAKTDLQIGAILDQMEKEPRDEKTYPILRDARIEFDRATKLPASWVEKHARLCSEAYHAWAAARKNNDFPSYAPYLQRHLDLALEASDLLGWSEKPYDLQIDFYDPGVDSATIDNLFSELKTELVPVLDQILGSSVQARTDIFKGFSVDKQKAFLEDVTSSLGFNYKRGRIDISLHPFCSGNGADTRMTTRFHEDNPLDSLFSSIHETGHGLYEQGLPLHSLHNALGKAAGMGAHESQSRLWENQVSRSRAFWEHYEPKFREAFPSQLDGISSDELYLAINSVSRNPIRVDSDEVTYNLHIIIRFEIEKRLFAGELKIEELPDFWNAQYKELLGIEPRNDAEGVLQDVHWSGGSFGYFPSYCLGNMLAAQLWYTALDQLPNLQDDFSRGDFSRLLTWLRENVHKHGARYHLLELSKQATGQALSPKSLIRYLQDRYLPLYQK; translated from the coding sequence TTGAAATACAACGACAGCAGCATGACTCCATTTGAAGAACTAACAGAAAAGCAAAAACGTATCCAATCTTTGGAGTCCATATCTAGCCTCCTCGGTTGGGATGAGCAAACGCTGCTACCAGAAGATAGCGCCGACCAGCGGCAGGACCAAAACGCGACCATGGCCTCCATCATCCATGAGGCAAAGACAGACCTGCAAATCGGGGCCATTCTGGATCAAATGGAGAAAGAACCCCGAGACGAGAAGACTTACCCGATCCTCAGAGACGCCCGTATCGAATTCGACCGCGCCACGAAACTTCCAGCGAGCTGGGTAGAAAAGCATGCCCGTCTCTGCTCCGAGGCCTATCATGCCTGGGCCGCTGCCAGAAAGAACAACGACTTCCCATCCTACGCCCCCTACCTGCAGCGTCATCTCGATTTGGCTTTGGAAGCTTCCGACCTACTCGGCTGGAGCGAAAAACCTTACGACCTGCAAATCGACTTCTACGATCCTGGGGTCGATTCAGCCACCATTGACAACCTTTTCTCGGAGCTAAAAACCGAGCTCGTACCTGTTCTCGACCAAATCCTAGGTTCCTCGGTTCAAGCTCGTACAGACATCTTCAAAGGCTTCTCTGTCGACAAGCAAAAGGCTTTCCTAGAGGATGTTACCTCGTCATTAGGTTTCAACTACAAGCGAGGGCGGATCGACATCTCCCTGCATCCATTTTGCAGTGGCAACGGAGCGGACACGCGAATGACCACTCGATTCCACGAAGACAACCCTCTGGATTCCTTGTTTTCATCTATCCACGAAACTGGCCATGGTCTCTACGAGCAAGGACTACCGCTCCACTCTTTGCACAACGCTCTAGGCAAAGCGGCCGGCATGGGAGCCCACGAGTCTCAGAGCCGCCTCTGGGAAAACCAAGTCTCGCGCTCCCGAGCGTTCTGGGAACATTACGAACCCAAGTTCAGAGAAGCCTTCCCAAGCCAGCTCGATGGGATCTCCTCCGATGAGCTTTACCTCGCAATCAATTCCGTATCACGGAATCCAATACGGGTAGACTCCGACGAGGTCACCTACAATCTCCACATCATCATCCGATTCGAAATAGAGAAGCGACTGTTCGCTGGAGAATTGAAAATCGAAGAGCTGCCTGATTTCTGGAACGCCCAATACAAGGAACTCCTAGGAATAGAGCCCCGCAACGATGCGGAAGGCGTGCTACAAGACGTACACTGGTCCGGCGGCTCTTTCGGTTATTTCCCAAGCTACTGCCTAGGAAATATGCTAGCTGCTCAGCTTTGGTACACTGCCTTGGACCAACTGCCGAACTTGCAAGACGACTTCTCTCGAGGGGACTTTTCGCGTCTGCTTACCTGGCTCCGTGAAAACGTGCACAAACACGGGGCTCGGTATCACCTGCTCGAACTAAGCAAGCAAGCGACCGGTCAAGCCCTCTCTCCCAAGTCGCTTATCCGCTACTTGCAAGACCGCTACCTGCCTCTCTACCAAAAGTAG
- a CDS encoding VanZ family protein, producing the protein MTTSSLTAKQNTPFYRTPFFRNLRPWIPILIACCFLSAYSARQKGFVAPMIELSFRDKVDHFCVYGLLGLLVLRALPARIQGTKRWLFAFLLVSCFGLWDEFLQHFNPSRTGDPLDWLADSLGALTAIVLYSAIPPLRALANWRPFQKSSELGV; encoded by the coding sequence GTGACCACCAGCAGCCTGACCGCCAAGCAAAATACGCCGTTCTACCGCACTCCCTTCTTCCGAAATCTGCGGCCTTGGATTCCCATCCTTATCGCCTGCTGCTTCCTTTCCGCCTATTCCGCGCGTCAAAAAGGATTCGTCGCTCCAATGATAGAGCTAAGCTTCCGCGACAAGGTTGACCACTTCTGCGTGTATGGACTCCTAGGTCTGTTGGTTCTGCGGGCGCTTCCCGCCCGTATCCAAGGAACCAAACGCTGGCTGTTCGCCTTTCTTCTCGTAAGCTGCTTCGGGCTTTGGGATGAATTCCTACAACACTTTAATCCGTCTCGCACCGGGGACCCGCTAGACTGGCTGGCCGACTCCCTCGGAGCCTTAACGGCCATAGTACTCTACTCTGCGATTCCACCCTTGCGAGCTCTCGCAAATTGGCGGCCTTTTCAGAAATCATCCGAACTGGGTGTTTAA
- a CDS encoding elongation factor P: MATKVNKISRGNVIEYEKQPCLVIECKIVAPPNMSALCQMQLKNLKTGKTIHNRTNVGDSYEVLHKEIKELEFSYENQGVYAFMDLDTYETLEIHSDIVGETKDFLIEGKTYEVFYVDGNPLGIELPSSIEMKVVEAPEAVRGDTSGNVQKTVVLETGIEVKTPIFIKEGEIIKIRPEDKSYQGRA; the protein is encoded by the coding sequence ATGGCCACCAAGGTAAATAAAATCTCCCGCGGCAACGTCATCGAATACGAGAAGCAACCTTGCTTGGTGATCGAGTGTAAGATTGTCGCTCCCCCAAACATGTCTGCTCTTTGCCAGATGCAGCTCAAGAATCTGAAGACTGGTAAGACGATTCACAACCGCACCAATGTGGGCGACTCCTACGAAGTTCTCCACAAGGAGATCAAGGAGCTCGAGTTCTCCTACGAGAACCAAGGCGTCTACGCGTTCATGGATTTGGACACCTACGAAACTCTAGAAATTCACTCGGACATCGTTGGTGAAACGAAGGACTTCCTTATCGAGGGCAAGACTTACGAAGTGTTCTATGTGGATGGCAACCCTCTCGGAATTGAGCTTCCTTCCTCTATCGAGATGAAGGTCGTCGAAGCTCCTGAAGCGGTACGTGGCGATACTTCCGGAAACGTTCAGAAGACTGTCGTGCTCGAAACCGGTATCGAAGTGAAGACTCCGATCTTCATCAAAGAAGGCGAAATCATCAAGATCCGCCCTGAAGACAAGAGCTATCAGGGCCGCGCCTAG
- a CDS encoding class I SAM-dependent rRNA methyltransferase, translating to MNRRDRESVPLAKRRSPWVEIKTFTFHPTIYKSMLGKTSPSAVAGDIVTVYDRKGQVFGSGLYNGRARVPLRMYQHGEESFGEADFLTLLDRAISLRRDALKLDSVSEAYRVAHSDGDGLSGLVVDRLGTVLSIQVHSYGIYQRLPEWLPYLKEKLGAEQAIVEVDPKIADLEGIEIDAQLSDDVRFAKFEEHGIRYEADFRDGHKTGFFCDQRDNRKRFGDLADGKDVLDVCCYTGGFALNAVRGGATNVTAVDLDEKAIAQAKRNANLNGQARVNWTHCDAFSFMRQMQRNGRQWDLVNLDPPKLVFSKEQQAEGMKKYEDLNQLACTLVKPGGLMATYSCSGQLSAEEFEAMAIRSAHRAGRRLQIIERTGAGADHPVMSNCPESRYLKALWSVVW from the coding sequence ATGAATAGAAGAGATCGAGAAAGCGTTCCACTTGCTAAGAGGCGATCTCCCTGGGTGGAGATCAAAACCTTCACTTTTCATCCCACCATTTACAAATCGATGCTGGGGAAAACCTCTCCCAGCGCGGTTGCGGGAGACATTGTCACGGTTTACGACCGAAAGGGGCAGGTTTTCGGATCGGGCCTCTACAACGGGCGGGCTCGAGTACCCCTGCGAATGTACCAGCATGGGGAAGAGTCCTTTGGTGAAGCCGATTTTTTGACACTGCTAGATCGGGCCATTTCCCTGCGTCGGGATGCCTTGAAACTCGACTCTGTTTCCGAAGCCTATCGGGTTGCCCACTCCGATGGGGACGGGTTGAGCGGTCTAGTGGTGGATCGTTTAGGGACGGTTCTCAGTATTCAGGTGCACAGCTACGGGATTTATCAGCGTTTGCCGGAATGGCTTCCTTACTTGAAGGAAAAGCTCGGGGCAGAGCAGGCGATTGTGGAGGTTGATCCCAAGATCGCCGACTTGGAAGGGATCGAAATCGATGCGCAGCTCTCGGATGACGTTCGATTCGCCAAGTTTGAAGAGCATGGGATTCGCTACGAGGCTGATTTCCGGGATGGCCACAAGACCGGTTTCTTTTGCGACCAGCGCGACAACCGCAAACGTTTCGGTGATCTGGCGGATGGCAAAGACGTGCTTGATGTTTGCTGTTACACCGGAGGCTTTGCGCTCAACGCGGTTCGGGGCGGAGCCACGAACGTGACTGCGGTAGATTTAGACGAGAAAGCGATCGCCCAAGCTAAACGTAATGCCAATTTGAATGGACAAGCCCGCGTCAACTGGACGCACTGCGATGCCTTTTCCTTCATGCGACAAATGCAGCGAAATGGTCGCCAATGGGATTTGGTAAACCTCGATCCGCCTAAGCTCGTTTTCAGCAAGGAACAGCAGGCGGAAGGAATGAAGAAGTACGAGGATTTGAATCAGCTCGCCTGCACGCTGGTGAAACCAGGTGGGCTAATGGCCACCTATTCCTGTTCTGGACAACTGTCTGCGGAAGAATTCGAGGCGATGGCGATTCGTTCGGCCCATCGGGCGGGCAGACGGCTGCAGATCATCGAGCGGACTGGGGCAGGGGCGGATCATCCGGTGATGTCGAATTGTCCCGAGAGCCGTTATCTGAAGGCCCTTTGGTCGGTCGTCTGGTAG
- a CDS encoding ABC transporter permease subunit gives MSGKVLNRLVLGLFAVLLAGLFWTPYDPYGQEFFTLRASGPSWEHWLGVDRLGQDYLSRIWRGSGNSILFAFLGSFVSIVVSALLLGLEEKGGRVIGSAVRSVVSFGIAMPAIFVGLLIVTFMERGPWALTTAISVAGVPFAFRQLRVLWSELKSTAYVEASKAIGGGAWHRFNFTIWPNLWPQLLGLWKLVFAFSLLELSALTYLGLAGDPNWSELGTLLREGQKLLLNDPSFVIWPGMALCLALGSVRLVRAD, from the coding sequence GTGAGTGGCAAAGTCTTAAATCGTCTTGTGCTCGGTCTTTTTGCCGTTCTTCTGGCGGGTCTATTTTGGACGCCTTACGATCCGTACGGTCAGGAATTTTTCACTTTGCGGGCCAGTGGTCCAAGTTGGGAGCATTGGCTCGGTGTAGATCGTTTAGGCCAAGATTATCTAAGCCGCATCTGGCGTGGATCGGGCAACTCTATTCTTTTCGCCTTTTTAGGCAGTTTTGTATCGATTGTCGTTTCTGCTCTTTTGCTTGGCTTAGAAGAGAAGGGCGGAAGAGTTATCGGGAGTGCGGTTCGTTCTGTGGTATCCTTCGGAATCGCCATGCCGGCCATCTTCGTGGGCTTGTTGATCGTAACCTTTATGGAGCGTGGGCCATGGGCTTTGACGACGGCCATCAGCGTAGCCGGAGTGCCTTTTGCTTTTCGGCAACTACGCGTGCTTTGGAGCGAGTTGAAATCGACAGCCTACGTGGAGGCCAGCAAGGCAATCGGTGGAGGCGCTTGGCATCGGTTCAACTTTACGATTTGGCCCAACCTCTGGCCACAGCTACTTGGCCTTTGGAAGCTTGTATTCGCCTTTTCCTTACTGGAGCTCAGTGCTTTGACGTATCTCGGTTTGGCAGGCGACCCAAATTGGTCCGAGCTCGGGACATTGTTGAGAGAAGGACAGAAGCTACTTCTGAACGATCCCTCTTTTGTAATCTGGCCGGGAATGGCTCTTTGTCTTGCCCTCGGTTCCGTGAGACTGGTGAGAGCAGATTAG
- a CDS encoding sialate O-acetylesterase, producing the protein MRRSLVSTLLALAAVTTSQSKDFQVYLLAGQSNMEGYGYVNELPPEYADFGNGAYIFHGNIGEDGEARDGRGLWAPLEAGHGTGFSSDGQANVLGERFGPELGFAKKLQAEASDTPVAIIKYARGGTTLDYSFGEKSGNWSVSNLGVNQYDHCLQTIRNAFSAADIDGDGETDRLIPAGIVWMQGESDGHRLDASYRYEENLAEIVSLFRAALRVDDLPVVIGRISDSGQSESGRVWEFGNVIRAQQAAYCESDPMAALVTSTDTYGYSDKWHYDSEGFMDLGEQFAAAMLSLQSE; encoded by the coding sequence ATGAGACGTTCTCTTGTATCAACTCTATTGGCATTAGCGGCCGTTACGACCTCTCAATCCAAGGATTTTCAAGTCTATCTACTGGCTGGCCAGTCGAATATGGAAGGCTATGGCTATGTGAATGAGCTCCCGCCCGAGTACGCGGATTTTGGCAACGGAGCTTACATTTTCCACGGAAATATAGGTGAGGATGGCGAAGCTCGAGATGGGCGGGGACTTTGGGCTCCGCTAGAAGCGGGGCACGGGACAGGGTTCTCCTCCGATGGACAGGCAAACGTATTGGGAGAAAGATTTGGTCCGGAATTAGGTTTCGCCAAGAAACTACAGGCAGAGGCCTCGGATACCCCGGTAGCGATTATCAAGTACGCACGCGGTGGCACGACGCTCGACTATTCATTTGGAGAAAAGTCCGGAAACTGGAGCGTGTCGAATTTGGGCGTCAATCAGTACGACCATTGTCTGCAGACCATTCGCAACGCGTTTTCCGCTGCGGATATCGACGGCGACGGAGAGACGGACCGACTCATTCCTGCTGGAATTGTCTGGATGCAAGGGGAGAGTGACGGACATCGTTTGGATGCTTCTTATCGTTACGAAGAGAATCTGGCTGAAATCGTGTCACTTTTCCGTGCCGCCCTGCGAGTGGACGACCTTCCGGTCGTGATCGGTCGGATTTCCGACTCCGGACAGTCGGAAAGCGGTCGAGTTTGGGAATTTGGAAACGTGATCCGCGCCCAGCAAGCGGCCTACTGCGAGAGCGATCCGATGGCTGCCTTGGTCACCTCGACTGATACCTATGGCTATTCCGACAAATGGCATTACGACTCTGAAGGCTTCATGGATCTCGGAGAGCAGTTCGCTGCGGCTATGCTTTCGCTACAATCCGAATAG
- a CDS encoding chloride channel protein — protein MSRSDRSFYRVSRRWFADLMGRLALSQKSRFNLLAILIGLTSGGSAVAFHKSIHWAELNWIHRMSEIPGWWGVAALILLPTFGGLFVGFLIKYWAPEAAGSGIPQVKASYFLKFGRIRFRAAMGKFVLGTASIGSGASLGREGPTVHIAAAIASWVGRWFGLAPRQIMALIPLGCAGGIAAAFNTPLAAIVFAIEEIMGDLKHKAFAGIVMVAVIAAVIERSILGTASVFTVPAHSDHLSLLSLLMSVVLGVIAGFVSHLFVEGMLRARERVKLVRGPFDWMMPGVGGLLTGCTGAIVYTNLGHMGVFGIGYDDLSSALAGSLALGGLLALFIGKFAATIFSYASGGSGGIFAPVLFIGAMLGGTIGTLAEMVVGNTGELPHMLALVGMGALFAGVIRAPVTSILIIFELTGDYNLILPIMLANLSAYAIAGKLRQVPIYEALLLQDGVNLRKFPILRPSQGWQSMPVSSIMTNTVHTLNAEMPLGEAWETIRNEGFKVYPVVDREMHYVGLVHRKGVRIVSEQSPKKQVQDIFISDTFPKVYPDTKIKDAAKQFVNTEWIALPVVSRLDNGRVIGVVTLHDITRQQFLQETKGD, from the coding sequence ATGTCACGTAGTGATCGATCCTTTTATCGCGTTTCCCGTAGGTGGTTCGCCGATTTGATGGGGCGTTTGGCGTTGAGCCAGAAAAGTCGCTTCAATCTTTTGGCTATTTTAATCGGACTCACCAGCGGCGGTAGCGCTGTGGCGTTTCACAAGTCGATCCATTGGGCTGAGCTAAACTGGATACATCGCATGAGCGAGATCCCCGGCTGGTGGGGAGTGGCGGCTCTCATCTTGTTGCCTACGTTTGGCGGTTTGTTTGTCGGGTTTCTGATCAAGTATTGGGCCCCCGAGGCGGCGGGGAGTGGTATACCTCAAGTCAAGGCTTCCTACTTTCTGAAGTTTGGCCGGATTCGGTTCAGGGCTGCTATGGGCAAATTTGTGCTAGGTACGGCTTCAATTGGCTCGGGAGCGAGTTTGGGACGTGAGGGCCCTACGGTGCATATCGCGGCCGCCATTGCCTCATGGGTTGGACGTTGGTTCGGCTTAGCTCCGCGTCAGATCATGGCTCTTATTCCGCTCGGTTGCGCGGGAGGTATCGCGGCAGCATTCAACACCCCGCTGGCGGCCATCGTCTTCGCCATCGAGGAGATCATGGGTGACTTGAAGCATAAGGCCTTCGCGGGTATCGTCATGGTGGCGGTGATCGCGGCGGTCATCGAGCGCTCGATCTTGGGAACTGCTTCGGTTTTCACCGTTCCAGCCCACTCCGATCACCTTTCATTGCTCAGCTTGTTGATGAGCGTTGTTTTGGGAGTAATTGCTGGCTTCGTTTCCCACTTGTTTGTGGAAGGTATGCTGCGGGCTCGGGAGCGTGTGAAACTCGTTCGCGGACCCTTTGACTGGATGATGCCAGGGGTGGGTGGATTGCTAACCGGCTGTACCGGCGCGATCGTCTACACGAACCTCGGCCACATGGGGGTATTTGGAATCGGCTATGACGATTTGTCCTCTGCCTTGGCTGGCAGTCTCGCTTTGGGTGGATTGCTGGCCCTTTTCATTGGCAAGTTTGCGGCGACCATTTTCTCCTACGCGAGCGGAGGCTCGGGAGGGATTTTCGCTCCGGTGCTTTTTATCGGAGCCATGCTGGGCGGTACGATCGGGACCCTCGCTGAGATGGTGGTGGGTAATACCGGAGAGCTGCCTCACATGCTCGCCTTGGTAGGGATGGGAGCTCTTTTTGCGGGAGTCATTCGCGCTCCAGTTACTTCGATCCTCATTATCTTCGAATTAACAGGGGACTATAATCTGATCCTACCGATTATGCTGGCCAACCTCAGCGCTTACGCGATCGCGGGCAAGTTGCGCCAAGTACCCATCTATGAAGCCCTGCTCCTGCAAGATGGCGTGAACCTTCGCAAGTTCCCGATCCTTCGTCCTAGCCAAGGATGGCAGAGCATGCCGGTGAGCTCGATCATGACCAACACGGTGCATACCCTTAACGCAGAAATGCCTTTGGGCGAAGCTTGGGAGACGATAAGGAATGAAGGCTTCAAGGTGTATCCAGTCGTTGACAGAGAAATGCACTACGTCGGTCTAGTGCACCGCAAGGGAGTAAGGATTGTAAGCGAGCAATCGCCCAAGAAGCAGGTGCAGGATATCTTCATTTCTGACACTTTCCCGAAGGTTTATCCGGATACCAAGATCAAGGACGCGGCGAAGCAATTCGTGAACACAGAGTGGATTGCTCTACCTGTGGTAAGCCGTTTGGACAATGGGCGCGTTATTGGCGTTGTGACGCTCCATGATATTACTCGCCAACAGTTCCTGCAGGAAACGAAAGGGGACTAG
- a CDS encoding lipid-binding SYLF domain-containing protein has translation MKQITRIALACLGFVLLAATTQAAPKREKLVENIVNGEYVLEEIMANPETAIPADILKDAKGIIFTLNYRGGFMVGGHAGNGILIAKNPITDEWGVPAFVRTGGANIGLQLGVKEFDAVYVIMDLDTVRKAYTGRFDFGADAAAVAGPLESSREARQNVDFKNAKILVYSNKKGLYAGVSVSAGWVAPNNKGTKFFYDTDYNMPEIVMSDWFELPVEAKALLQRLNFYTDGGR, from the coding sequence ATGAAGCAAATCACCCGGATCGCACTTGCCTGCCTAGGATTCGTCCTTCTCGCCGCTACGACTCAAGCAGCGCCGAAACGCGAGAAGCTCGTCGAAAACATCGTAAACGGAGAGTACGTGCTCGAAGAAATTATGGCCAATCCTGAGACCGCCATCCCAGCGGATATTCTCAAGGACGCCAAAGGCATTATCTTCACCCTGAACTACCGCGGTGGTTTCATGGTGGGAGGACACGCCGGAAACGGAATTCTCATCGCCAAAAACCCAATCACCGACGAATGGGGAGTGCCTGCCTTCGTCCGCACCGGGGGAGCAAACATAGGGCTCCAACTCGGCGTGAAGGAATTCGACGCTGTTTACGTCATCATGGACCTCGACACCGTCCGCAAGGCATACACAGGCCGCTTCGATTTTGGAGCAGACGCCGCCGCCGTGGCCGGCCCACTGGAGAGTTCTCGCGAAGCCCGCCAAAACGTTGACTTCAAAAACGCCAAGATTCTCGTCTACTCCAACAAGAAGGGTCTGTACGCTGGGGTCTCAGTCAGTGCCGGTTGGGTCGCTCCTAACAACAAGGGGACGAAGTTTTTCTACGATACGGACTACAACATGCCAGAAATCGTAATGAGCGATTGGTTCGAACTTCCCGTGGAAGCTAAGGCCCTACTACAACGCCTGAATTTCTACACCGACGGCGGCCGATAA